A stretch of Allostreptomyces psammosilenae DNA encodes these proteins:
- the mtrB gene encoding MtrAB system histidine kinase MtrB has protein sequence MIGRSGAGRPVRTAGRPVRAGGLAGLVRRARRPFRFLAAMWRRSIQLRVVATTMLLSVGVVLVLGVVVIGQVRNGLLDAKEKSARIQAEGGFQAAKDQADAALGPQQEVGAAPAQDTGTWLTQLVDQLASGGQGLYAVVTMSPPQHEELPQPEDAGTRGPRASGQVLPQESIPVDIREALDSDGDIHQQYTTIHRDQGAERLEEPGLVVGKRMVDPNGDEYQLYFLFGFAAEENTLSLVRTTVMTAGVFIVVFLGAIAWVVVRQVVTPVRLAARVAERLADGKLDERMRVSGEDDFARLGSSFNEMAGNLQQHIRRLEELSRLQRRFVSDVSHELRTPLTTVRMAADLLYENRDEFDPATSRSAELLQEQLERFESLLSDLLEISRFDAGAAVLDAEPVDLRDVVKRVVESAEPLALRKGSALVVRGAERPVMAEADPRRIERILRNLVVNAVEHGEGRDVVVRLAASREAVAVAVRDYGVGLKPGEASRVFNRFWRADPARARTTGGTGLGLSISLEDAHLHGGWLQAWGEPGGGSQFRLTLPRTQGQEIEVSPVPLEPEDSLGNRGMRAPGTPYRWTGVASGATGASGATGISGNGGTSGNGGASGTGGGSPSPGSGGPAASGSAGSPGSWGPPGASGASAVTRPGSSGGPAATPDQEENTDGPDTGSGPTAGSTGAGCPGDFPASGPTGDDPGAAGDGGGTVARSVRATSPTGLVTTGMGQGAPGAIRVHVPSVGTATADTRPDGPTPTRADIDETGRTWLGGTDGGDHSAR, from the coding sequence GTGATCGGGCGGTCGGGGGCGGGGCGTCCGGTGCGGACGGCCGGCCGGCCGGTGCGGGCCGGGGGCCTGGCCGGGCTGGTGCGTCGTGCCCGGCGCCCGTTCCGCTTCCTGGCGGCGATGTGGCGGCGTTCCATCCAGCTGCGGGTGGTCGCCACCACGATGCTGCTGTCGGTGGGCGTGGTCCTGGTGCTGGGCGTGGTGGTCATCGGGCAGGTGCGCAACGGCCTGCTCGACGCCAAGGAGAAGTCCGCGCGGATCCAGGCCGAGGGCGGCTTCCAGGCCGCCAAGGACCAGGCCGACGCGGCGCTGGGCCCGCAGCAGGAGGTCGGCGCGGCCCCGGCGCAGGACACCGGCACCTGGCTGACCCAGCTGGTGGACCAGCTCGCCAGCGGCGGGCAGGGCCTGTACGCGGTGGTCACGATGAGCCCGCCGCAGCACGAGGAACTGCCGCAGCCGGAGGACGCCGGCACGCGCGGGCCGCGCGCCTCCGGGCAGGTGCTGCCGCAGGAGAGCATCCCGGTCGACATCCGGGAGGCGCTCGACAGCGACGGCGACATCCACCAGCAGTACACGACCATCCACCGCGACCAGGGGGCGGAGCGGCTGGAGGAGCCGGGGCTGGTCGTCGGCAAGCGCATGGTCGACCCCAACGGCGACGAGTACCAGCTGTACTTCCTCTTCGGGTTCGCCGCGGAGGAGAACACGCTGTCGCTGGTGCGCACCACCGTGATGACGGCCGGCGTGTTCATCGTGGTGTTCCTGGGCGCGATCGCCTGGGTGGTGGTGCGGCAGGTCGTCACCCCGGTGCGGCTGGCCGCGCGGGTCGCCGAGCGTCTCGCCGACGGCAAGCTCGATGAGCGCATGCGGGTCTCCGGCGAGGACGACTTCGCCCGGCTCGGCTCGTCGTTCAACGAGATGGCGGGCAACCTGCAGCAGCACATCCGGCGGCTGGAGGAGCTGTCCCGGCTGCAGCGCCGGTTCGTCTCCGACGTCTCGCACGAGCTGCGCACCCCGCTCACCACGGTGCGGATGGCCGCCGACCTGCTCTACGAGAACCGCGACGAGTTCGACCCGGCGACGTCGCGGTCGGCGGAGCTGCTGCAGGAGCAGTTGGAGCGCTTCGAGTCGCTGCTGTCGGACCTGCTGGAGATCAGCCGGTTCGACGCGGGGGCCGCCGTGCTGGACGCGGAGCCCGTCGACCTGCGCGACGTGGTCAAGCGGGTGGTGGAGTCTGCCGAGCCGCTGGCGCTGCGCAAGGGCAGCGCGCTGGTGGTGCGGGGCGCGGAGCGCCCGGTGATGGCCGAGGCCGACCCGCGGCGGATCGAGCGCATCCTGCGCAACCTGGTGGTCAACGCCGTCGAGCACGGCGAGGGCCGGGACGTGGTGGTGCGGCTGGCCGCCTCGCGGGAGGCGGTGGCCGTGGCGGTGCGGGACTACGGCGTCGGGCTCAAGCCGGGTGAGGCGTCCCGGGTGTTCAACCGGTTCTGGCGGGCCGATCCGGCGCGGGCGCGGACGACCGGCGGCACCGGGCTGGGCCTGTCGATCTCGCTGGAGGACGCGCACCTGCACGGCGGCTGGCTGCAGGCGTGGGGGGAGCCGGGCGGCGGTTCGCAGTTCCGGCTGACGCTGCCGAGGACGCAGGGGCAGGAGATCGAGGTGTCGCCGGTTCCGCTGGAGCCGGAGGACTCGCTGGGCAACCGCGGGATGCGGGCGCCCGGCACGCCGTACCGGTGGACCGGGGTGGCCTCCGGGGCCACCGGGGCCTCCGGGGCCACCGGTATCTCCGGGAACGGTGGCACTTCCGGGAACGGTGGGGCTTCCGGGACGGGCGGGGGCTCCCCGTCCCCCGGCTCGGGTGGCCCGGCGGCTTCGGGCTCTGCGGGTTCCCCGGGATCCTGGGGACCGCCGGGGGCTTCCGGAGCGTCGGCCGTGACCCGACCGGGATCCTCCGGCGGCCCCGCGGCCACGCCGGACCAGGAGGAGAACACCGACGGCCCGGACACCGGCTCCGGACCCACCGCGGGCTCCACCGGCGCCGGTTGCCCCGGGGACTTCCCGGCGTCCGGGCCGACCGGGGACGACCCGGGCGCGGCCGGGGACGGCGGCGGCACGGTGGCCCGCTCCGTGCGCGCGACCTCCCCCACCGGCCTGGTCACCACCGGCATGGGCCAGGGCGCCCCCGGAGCCATCCGGGTCCACGTGCCGTCCGTCGGAACCGCCACCGCGGACACCCGGCCGGACGGCCCGACGCCCACCCGGGCGGACATCGACGAGACCGGTCGGACGTGGCTGGGCGGAACGGACGGAGGAGACCACAGTGCCCGGTGA
- a CDS encoding LpqB family beta-propeller domain-containing protein — protein MPGERAGAPRRRRSAARPARHRTLAALLGLVLLLSGCAMMPEQGGVSTVDDGDSTDQEAQVRVFGVPPEEGESPRQLTVGFLEAITADEVEYETARLYLSAQARDNWDPEASVVVLSESPKVATTEPSEDRYEVTLTGTRVATLDRKHAYTPSTEPEGTNWESRLVFVKDPQQDGEWRIDELPDALVLNQTDFARIYRSVNLYFFAEPDVGAERVSGDQHLLVPDPVFLRRRIEPESSMVKALVESGPTDWLAPVAESAFPEGSTVVGDVAMPDDEPGAVTVVVGGGAADADAGACTRMAAQILFTLSKQAAGHRIEEVRLQTPDGDQGETRPLCRLDTGDAAEYDPARAAGTGEDAYYVDDEGLVQRLGGNQRTAGPLDGVLGDGVLSVGTVAVSRDTRRTAVVSQDGRELWVVDTDGVVLPKEPALRSSAPAADQGFATPSWDADGNLWVVDRDPADPRVMVLLDGRVPVRVDVAGVVAQGPEGDARVLDARVAADGVRLALLVQRGDRTSVELGRVERSMTTEETVVRVARLRPVAPHLTVTSSVSWAGESRLLVMGKEEGGVTQLSYVDTDGSWDFAVQLPTFDGLAGAAASQNENLPLLAYSVATAEEPSRVYRLNEGAWRQVNPPGSSPVYPG, from the coding sequence GTGCCCGGTGAGCGCGCGGGCGCGCCGCGACGGCGCCGGAGTGCCGCCCGCCCGGCACGGCACCGGACGCTCGCGGCCCTGCTCGGCCTGGTCCTGCTGCTGAGCGGCTGCGCCATGATGCCCGAACAGGGCGGCGTCTCCACGGTCGACGACGGGGACAGCACCGACCAGGAGGCCCAGGTGCGGGTCTTCGGGGTGCCGCCGGAGGAGGGCGAGAGCCCCCGGCAGCTCACCGTCGGCTTCCTGGAGGCCATCACCGCCGACGAGGTCGAGTACGAGACCGCCCGGCTCTACCTGAGCGCCCAGGCCCGGGACAACTGGGATCCCGAGGCGTCCGTGGTGGTGCTCTCGGAGAGCCCCAAGGTGGCCACCACGGAGCCGTCCGAGGACCGCTACGAGGTGACGCTGACCGGCACCCGGGTGGCGACCCTCGACCGCAAGCACGCCTACACGCCCTCCACCGAGCCGGAGGGCACCAACTGGGAGTCACGGTTGGTGTTCGTCAAGGACCCGCAGCAGGACGGGGAATGGCGGATCGACGAACTGCCGGACGCCCTGGTGCTGAACCAGACGGACTTCGCGCGCATCTACCGGTCGGTCAACCTGTACTTCTTCGCCGAGCCGGACGTGGGCGCGGAGCGGGTCAGCGGCGACCAGCACCTCCTGGTGCCGGACCCGGTCTTCCTGCGGCGCCGGATCGAGCCGGAGAGCAGCATGGTGAAGGCGCTGGTCGAGTCGGGGCCCACGGACTGGCTGGCCCCGGTCGCGGAGAGCGCGTTCCCGGAGGGCAGCACCGTCGTCGGCGACGTCGCGATGCCCGACGACGAACCCGGCGCGGTCACCGTGGTGGTCGGCGGCGGCGCGGCCGACGCCGACGCGGGGGCGTGCACCCGGATGGCCGCCCAGATCCTGTTCACCCTGAGCAAGCAGGCGGCGGGACACCGCATCGAGGAGGTGCGCCTGCAGACGCCCGACGGCGACCAGGGGGAGACCCGGCCGCTGTGCCGGCTGGACACCGGCGACGCCGCCGAGTACGACCCGGCACGGGCCGCGGGCACCGGCGAGGACGCCTACTACGTGGACGACGAGGGCCTGGTGCAGCGCCTCGGCGGCAACCAGCGCACCGCCGGCCCGCTGGACGGGGTGCTCGGCGACGGGGTGCTGTCGGTCGGGACCGTCGCGGTCAGCCGGGACACCCGGCGCACCGCCGTGGTCAGCCAGGACGGCCGGGAACTGTGGGTGGTGGACACCGACGGCGTGGTGCTGCCCAAGGAACCGGCGCTGCGTTCCTCCGCCCCCGCCGCCGACCAGGGGTTCGCGACGCCGAGCTGGGACGCCGACGGCAACCTGTGGGTCGTCGACCGGGACCCGGCCGATCCGCGGGTGATGGTGCTGCTGGACGGGCGCGTCCCGGTGCGGGTCGACGTGGCCGGGGTGGTGGCGCAGGGACCGGAGGGCGACGCACGGGTGCTGGACGCGCGGGTCGCCGCGGACGGCGTGCGGCTGGCGCTGCTGGTGCAGCGCGGCGACCGGACCAGCGTGGAGCTGGGGCGGGTGGAACGTTCGATGACCACCGAGGAGACGGTGGTGCGGGTGGCGCGGCTGCGGCCGGTGGCGCCGCACCTGACCGTGACGTCGTCGGTCTCCTGGGCGGGGGAGAGCCGGCTGCTGGTGATGGGCAAGGAGGAGGGCGGAGTCACCCAGCTGAGCTACGTCGACACCGACGGCTCATGGGACTTCGCGGTGCAGCTGCCCACCTTCGACGGCCTGGCCGGGGCCGCCGCCTCGCAGAACGAGAACCTGCCGCTGCTCGCCTACTCGGTGGCGACGGCCGAGGAACCCAGCCGGGTGTACCGGCTGAACGAGGGGGCGTGGCGGCAGGTGAACCCGCCCGGCTCGTCGCCGGTCTATCCGGGCTGA
- the hpf gene encoding ribosome hibernation-promoting factor, HPF/YfiA family: protein MDIVVKGRKTDVPDRFRKHVAEKLERVQKLDGKVISLDVEVSKERNPRQAERSDRVEITLRTRGPVIRAEAAATDPYAALDIATGKLEARLRKVADRKKVHRGGSRSPQSVAQATAPLATELTRTPEEPEEIPTTRVGRLEIQGEGPLVVREKTHAAAPMALDQALYEMELVGHDFYLFIDADTQLPSVVYRRHGYDYGVIHLKADGGAHGEPMGAGGAIGNGDQE from the coding sequence GTGGACATCGTCGTCAAGGGTCGTAAGACCGACGTGCCGGACCGATTCCGCAAGCACGTGGCGGAGAAGCTCGAACGGGTCCAGAAGCTCGACGGCAAGGTGATCAGCCTGGACGTCGAGGTGTCCAAGGAACGCAACCCACGCCAGGCCGAGCGCAGCGACCGGGTCGAGATCACGCTGCGCACCCGTGGCCCGGTGATCCGGGCCGAGGCAGCCGCCACCGACCCGTACGCGGCACTCGACATCGCCACCGGCAAGCTGGAAGCACGGCTGCGCAAGGTGGCGGACCGCAAGAAGGTCCATCGTGGTGGCAGCCGATCGCCGCAGAGCGTCGCGCAGGCCACGGCGCCGCTCGCGACCGAGCTGACCCGCACACCGGAGGAGCCCGAGGAGATCCCGACCACCCGGGTCGGGCGCCTGGAGATCCAGGGAGAGGGTCCCCTGGTGGTGCGGGAGAAGACCCACGCCGCCGCGCCGATGGCCCTCGACCAGGCCCTGTACGAGATGGAACTGGTGGGGCACGACTTCTACCTCTTCATCGACGCCGACACGCAGTTGCCGAGCGTCGTGTACCGCCGGCACGGCTACGACTACGGCGTCATCCATCTCAAGGCCGACGGCGGCGCGCACGGCGAGCCCATGGGCGCCGGCGGTGCCATCGGCAACGGCGACCAGGAGTAG
- a CDS encoding ComF family protein yields the protein MSLYAVVEQLRGLALAPVSPSAVTAWRAGAADAGPPGVALGPPAPLGGASGRPSGGWSSIREAAGDHSLRAVTGVREWIERRTRRVGGCLAGLWLPASCHGCGGRDGPVCVECQGLLCRPPLRVVLETAGAGGHDSPEPAHAAPAPHPAGPRWLPVYGAGEYTGPLRQMLLAHKERGALGLCAVLGEAVAGCVVAAAEGGTSPGLPGSRGAPASRGPGVSSGRAGPHTEADTLLLVPVPSARAAVRARGHDPVRRMTARAAAVAARFRRDCGPPASPGAVNGPARVRVRVAPVLRQVRPMADQSGLTAEERWANARGAFAVAPRARRRLAGAPVVLVDDVATTGASLIEAARAVAAAGGLPVAGAVLAMSGRLARAGGAASPDR from the coding sequence ATGTCCTTGTACGCGGTGGTGGAACAGCTTCGTGGTCTGGCGCTCGCGCCCGTGTCCCCGTCGGCGGTGACCGCGTGGCGCGCGGGCGCGGCCGACGCAGGCCCGCCCGGTGTGGCCCTCGGCCCGCCGGCGCCGCTCGGGGGTGCGTCCGGCCGCCCGTCCGGCGGTTGGTCGAGCATCCGGGAGGCGGCGGGCGACCACTCCCTCCGGGCGGTGACCGGCGTGCGCGAGTGGATCGAGCGCCGAACCCGGCGGGTGGGGGGCTGCCTCGCCGGCCTCTGGCTCCCCGCCTCCTGTCACGGGTGCGGCGGGCGGGACGGCCCGGTCTGCGTGGAGTGCCAGGGCCTGCTGTGCCGGCCGCCCCTCCGCGTCGTCCTGGAGACCGCCGGTGCCGGGGGACACGACTCGCCGGAGCCCGCCCACGCCGCTCCGGCACCGCACCCGGCCGGGCCCCGGTGGCTCCCGGTGTACGGCGCGGGCGAGTACACCGGCCCGCTGCGCCAGATGCTGCTCGCCCACAAGGAGCGGGGCGCGCTGGGGCTGTGCGCGGTGCTGGGCGAGGCCGTGGCCGGCTGCGTGGTCGCGGCGGCCGAGGGCGGCACCTCGCCGGGCCTGCCGGGTTCGCGGGGCGCGCCGGCTTCACGTGGACCGGGGGTGTCTTCCGGCCGCGCCGGGCCGCACACCGAAGCGGACACGCTGCTGCTGGTGCCGGTTCCCTCCGCCCGAGCCGCCGTGCGCGCCCGCGGCCACGATCCGGTGCGCAGGATGACCGCGCGGGCGGCCGCCGTCGCCGCCCGGTTCCGGCGTGACTGCGGTCCACCGGCTTCACCGGGCGCGGTGAACGGCCCGGCGCGCGTCCGGGTGCGCGTCGCGCCCGTGCTGCGGCAGGTGCGGCCGATGGCGGACCAGTCCGGGCTGACCGCCGAGGAGCGCTGGGCCAATGCCCGGGGCGCGTTCGCGGTGGCGCCGCGTGCGCGTCGGCGGCTGGCCGGGGCGCCGGTCGTGCTGGTGGACGACGTGGCGACGACCGGCGCGAGTCTGATCGAGGCGGCGCGGGCGGTGGCGGCCGCGGGCGGTCTGCCGGTGGCCGGCGCGGTGCTCGCGATGTCGGGCCGGTTGGCCCGCGCCGGCGGTGCCGCTTCGCCGGACCGGTAG
- a CDS encoding MFS transporter encodes MTHRQILEALSGLLLGMFVAILSSTVVSNALPTILAELHGGQSAYTWVITATLLATTATTPIWGKLADLTSKKLLVQIALVIFVVGSALAGLSQSTGMLIACRVVQGIGVGGLTALAQVIMAAMISPRERGRYSGYLGAVFAVATIGGPLIGGVIVDTSWLGWRWCFYVGVPFAVIALVVLQKTLKLPVERRKVSIDYAGATLIVATVSLLLIWVSLAGDQYPWWGWETAAMLGGTVVLALLAVLVETRAPEPIIPMSLFRHRTVTLATVASLMVGMAMFGATTFLSQYFQLAKGYSPTESGLMTIPMIAGLFLSSTIAGRLITRYGRWKIYLILGGALLTAGMLLMGGARADTEYWQLALFMLLIGLGIGMSMQNLVLAVQNTIPAHELGAGSSVVAFFRTMGGAIGVSALGAVLGTRVQDYVVDGLVEARIDPAALPAGAGSQIPDLDALPGPLRQVIEDAYGHAIGDIFLFAAPAAFLSFLVVLFIREVVLRGSVEDGADAPAATPASGRHAARAAADAPTPAGGGVNGAHRPGLPLRPLTAEPGEGADDEAPEPRLVTVGAPAASDAAGATSGDTGTVPVPVASAMATGPRGGDGLPGSGVHGTVHTTDGTPVPGAALTLIDAGGRQLARGSSGANGDYSITAPAPGSYVLITAADGHQPQATTIVVADQPLEHQVRLVSAAELAGRVRQAGDGTPIAGAVAVLTDPQGEVLGSQATDADGAFTFRGIPAGGFTLAVSDGVHRPTALLVEVAPVGRTRVDVELAPGATLSGTVLGGAAGRRLEDARVTLLDGAGNVVAATNTGPDGDYAFSDLAPGQYTVVATGYPPAAAQLAVDGEGGRHELDVRLAHPEEDGA; translated from the coding sequence ATGACGCACCGGCAGATCCTGGAGGCGCTCTCCGGCCTGCTGCTCGGCATGTTCGTCGCGATCCTGTCGTCCACCGTCGTGTCGAACGCCCTGCCGACGATCCTCGCCGAGCTGCACGGCGGCCAGTCGGCCTACACCTGGGTGATCACCGCCACCCTGCTGGCCACCACCGCCACCACCCCCATCTGGGGCAAGCTCGCCGACCTCACCAGCAAGAAGCTGCTCGTGCAGATCGCCCTGGTGATCTTCGTGGTCGGCTCCGCCCTGGCCGGCCTCTCCCAGAGCACCGGCATGCTCATCGCCTGCCGCGTCGTCCAGGGCATCGGCGTCGGCGGTCTCACCGCGCTGGCCCAGGTCATCATGGCCGCGATGATCTCCCCGCGGGAGCGCGGCCGCTACAGCGGATACCTCGGTGCCGTCTTCGCCGTCGCCACCATCGGCGGCCCGCTCATCGGCGGCGTCATCGTGGACACCTCCTGGCTCGGCTGGCGCTGGTGCTTCTACGTCGGCGTGCCCTTCGCGGTGATCGCCCTGGTCGTGCTGCAGAAGACGCTCAAGCTCCCGGTGGAGCGCCGCAAGGTCTCGATCGACTACGCCGGCGCCACGCTGATCGTCGCCACCGTCTCCCTGCTGCTGATCTGGGTGTCCCTCGCCGGCGACCAGTACCCCTGGTGGGGCTGGGAGACCGCCGCCATGCTCGGCGGCACCGTGGTGCTCGCCCTCCTCGCCGTCCTGGTCGAGACCCGGGCCCCCGAACCGATCATCCCGATGTCGCTGTTCCGGCACCGCACCGTCACCCTGGCCACCGTCGCCAGCCTGATGGTCGGCATGGCCATGTTCGGCGCCACCACCTTCCTCAGCCAGTACTTCCAGCTCGCCAAGGGCTACAGCCCCACCGAGTCCGGGCTGATGACCATCCCGATGATCGCCGGGCTGTTCCTCTCCTCCACCATCGCCGGTCGGCTGATCACCCGGTACGGCCGCTGGAAGATCTACCTGATCCTCGGCGGCGCCCTGCTCACCGCCGGCATGCTGCTGATGGGCGGCGCCCGCGCCGACACCGAGTACTGGCAGCTCGCCCTCTTCATGCTGCTGATCGGCCTGGGCATCGGCATGAGCATGCAGAACCTGGTCCTGGCCGTGCAGAACACCATCCCGGCCCACGAACTCGGCGCCGGCAGCTCGGTCGTGGCCTTCTTCCGCACCATGGGCGGCGCCATCGGCGTCTCCGCCCTCGGCGCGGTCCTCGGCACCCGGGTCCAGGACTACGTCGTCGACGGCCTGGTCGAGGCCCGGATCGACCCCGCCGCGCTCCCCGCGGGAGCCGGCTCCCAGATCCCCGACCTCGACGCCCTGCCCGGCCCCCTGCGACAGGTCATCGAGGACGCCTACGGGCACGCCATCGGCGACATCTTCCTCTTCGCCGCCCCGGCCGCCTTCCTCTCCTTCCTGGTCGTGCTGTTCATCAGGGAGGTCGTGCTGCGCGGCAGCGTGGAGGACGGCGCCGACGCCCCGGCCGCCACCCCGGCCTCCGGACGGCACGCCGCCCGTGCGGCCGCTGACGCCCCGACCCCGGCGGGCGGCGGCGTGAACGGCGCCCACCGCCCCGGCCTCCCGCTCCGCCCGCTCACCGCCGAGCCGGGCGAAGGCGCCGACGACGAGGCGCCCGAGCCCCGACTGGTCACCGTCGGAGCGCCGGCGGCCTCCGACGCGGCGGGCGCCACCTCGGGCGACACGGGAACCGTCCCGGTCCCGGTCGCCAGCGCCATGGCGACGGGCCCGCGGGGCGGCGACGGCCTCCCGGGCAGCGGCGTCCACGGCACCGTGCACACCACCGACGGCACGCCCGTGCCCGGTGCCGCCCTCACCCTGATCGACGCCGGCGGACGCCAGCTCGCCCGGGGCAGCTCCGGCGCCAACGGCGACTACTCGATCACCGCCCCCGCCCCCGGCAGCTACGTCCTGATCACCGCCGCCGACGGCCACCAGCCGCAGGCCACCACCATCGTGGTCGCCGACCAGCCGCTGGAACACCAGGTGCGGCTCGTCAGCGCCGCGGAGCTGGCCGGCCGGGTCCGGCAGGCCGGCGACGGCACCCCGATCGCCGGGGCCGTGGCCGTCCTCACCGACCCGCAGGGCGAGGTGCTCGGCTCCCAGGCCACCGACGCCGACGGGGCCTTCACCTTCCGCGGCATCCCCGCCGGCGGCTTCACCCTGGCCGTGAGCGACGGCGTCCACCGCCCCACGGCCCTGCTGGTCGAGGTGGCGCCGGTCGGCCGGACCCGCGTCGACGTGGAACTCGCCCCCGGCGCCACGCTCTCCGGCACCGTGCTCGGCGGTGCCGCCGGCCGCCGGCTGGAGGATGCCCGGGTCACCCTGCTGGACGGCGCCGGCAACGTCGTCGCCGCGACCAACACCGGCCCCGACGGCGACTACGCCTTCAGCGACCTCGCCCCCGGCCAGTACACCGTGGTGGCCACCGGATACCCGCCGGCCGCGGCACAGCTCGCCGTGGACGGCGAGGGCGGGCGGCACGAGCTCGACGTGCGCCTCGCCCACCCGGAGGAGGACGGCGCCTGA
- the mtrA gene encoding MtrAB system response regulator MtrA, with translation MKGRVLIVDDDTALAEMLGIVLRGEGFEPSFVADGDKALAAFRESKPDLVLLDLMLPGRDGIDVCRQIRAESGVPIVMLTAKSDTVDVVVGLESGADDYVVKPFKPKELVARVRARLRRAEEPTPEQLTIGDLVIDVAGHAVKRDGRQIPLTPLEFDLLVALARKPWQVFTREVLLEQVWGYRHAADTRLVNVHVQRLRSKIERDPEHPEIVVTVRGVGYKAGAS, from the coding sequence CTGGGCATCGTGCTGCGCGGGGAGGGGTTCGAGCCGTCGTTCGTCGCGGACGGTGACAAGGCTCTGGCCGCCTTCCGGGAGAGCAAGCCGGATCTGGTGCTGCTCGACCTGATGCTGCCCGGACGGGACGGCATCGATGTGTGCCGGCAGATCCGGGCGGAGTCCGGCGTGCCGATCGTCATGCTCACCGCGAAGAGCGACACGGTCGACGTGGTGGTCGGACTGGAGTCCGGCGCGGACGACTACGTGGTCAAGCCGTTCAAGCCGAAGGAGCTGGTGGCCCGGGTGCGGGCGCGGCTGCGGCGGGCCGAGGAGCCGACGCCGGAGCAGCTCACCATCGGGGACCTGGTGATCGACGTCGCCGGGCACGCGGTCAAGCGCGACGGCCGGCAGATCCCGCTGACCCCGCTGGAGTTCGACCTGCTGGTGGCGCTGGCCCGCAAGCCGTGGCAGGTGTTCACCCGCGAGGTGCTGCTGGAGCAGGTGTGGGGGTACCGGCACGCGGCGGACACCCGTCTGGTGAACGTGCACGTGCAGCGGCTGCGGTCGAAGATCGAACGCGACCCGGAGCACCCGGAGATCGTGGTGACCGTCCGTGGAGTCGGTTACAAGGCCGGGGCCAGCTGA
- a CDS encoding response regulator, with the protein MGDGWAAASVDGGSEEHSEAGNAEPIRVLVVDDHALFRRGLEIVLAQEEGITVVGEAADGAEAVEKAADLLPDIILMDVRMPRRSGIEACTAIKEVVPSAKIVMLTISDEEADLYEAIKAGATGYLLKEISTDEVASAIRAVADGQSQISPSMASKLLTEFKSMIQRTDDRRLVPAPKLTDREIEVLKLVATGMNNREIARELFISENTVKNHVRNILEKLQLHSRMEAVVYAMREKILEIG; encoded by the coding sequence ATGGGTGACGGTTGGGCGGCAGCCTCCGTGGACGGTGGGAGCGAGGAGCACTCCGAGGCCGGGAACGCGGAGCCGATCAGGGTGCTGGTCGTCGACGATCACGCTCTGTTCCGGCGGGGTCTGGAGATCGTACTGGCGCAGGAGGAGGGCATCACCGTCGTCGGGGAGGCCGCGGACGGCGCCGAGGCGGTGGAGAAGGCCGCGGACCTGCTGCCGGACATCATCCTGATGGACGTCCGGATGCCCCGGCGCAGCGGGATCGAGGCGTGCACGGCCATCAAGGAGGTCGTCCCCAGCGCGAAGATCGTGATGCTGACCATAAGTGACGAGGAGGCCGATCTCTACGAGGCCATCAAGGCGGGGGCCACTGGCTACCTGCTGAAGGAGATCTCGACGGACGAGGTCGCCTCCGCGATCCGCGCGGTCGCTGACGGGCAGTCGCAGATCAGTCCTTCGATGGCGTCGAAGCTGCTCACCGAGTTCAAGTCGATGATCCAGCGCACGGACGACCGTCGCCTGGTCCCGGCGCCGAAGCTGACCGACCGCGAGATAGAGGTCCTGAAGCTGGTGGCGACCGGGATGAACAACCGGGAGATCGCCCGGGAGCTGTTCATCAGCGAGAACACGGTGAAGAACCACGTGCGCAACATCCTGGAGAAGTTGCAGCTGCACTCCCGGATGGAGGCCGTGGTGTACGCGATGCGGGAGAAAATCCTGGAGATCGGCTGA
- a CDS encoding YceI family protein, with product MPDGLGRPAGPGPALGAAGLRATVRTKDGWAVPHAAVTLTDPTGTQVARLDADDDGRVAGPPLPPGAYTAIVTAAGYQPQARTVLVAASGAADLGTLVLTRTGGTELPPPGPWTIDPAHSAVHVSARHLGLSTIRGRFGSFAGRVDIAEPLERSTVLAEIDAATIDTGNSLRDDHLRSPDFLDVERHPRITYRGTGVTARGADAWTVHGELTLHAVTRPVDLRLSYLGTGPDPWGGTRAAFSATTELRRDDFAINYSQLVRAGVAAVGMSLRVELEIQAVRGEELPTG from the coding sequence ATGCCAGACGGCCTTGGCCGCCCGGCCGGCCCCGGCCCCGCCCTGGGTGCCGCCGGCCTGCGGGCCACGGTTCGCACCAAGGACGGATGGGCGGTGCCGCACGCCGCGGTCACCCTCACCGACCCCACCGGAACGCAGGTCGCCCGGCTCGACGCCGACGACGACGGCCGGGTGGCCGGCCCACCCCTGCCGCCCGGCGCCTACACGGCCATCGTCACCGCCGCCGGCTACCAGCCGCAGGCCCGCACCGTGCTGGTCGCCGCCTCCGGCGCCGCCGACCTCGGCACCCTGGTGCTCACCCGGACCGGCGGCACCGAACTGCCGCCGCCCGGGCCGTGGACCATCGACCCGGCGCACTCGGCCGTCCACGTCTCCGCCCGCCACCTCGGGCTGTCCACCATCCGGGGCCGGTTCGGGAGCTTCGCCGGACGCGTCGACATCGCCGAACCGCTGGAACGCTCCACCGTCCTGGCCGAGATCGACGCCGCCACCATCGACACCGGCAACTCCCTGCGCGACGACCACCTGCGCAGCCCGGACTTCCTGGACGTCGAGCGCCACCCGCGGATCACCTACCGGGGCACCGGCGTGACCGCGCGCGGTGCCGACGCCTGGACGGTCCACGGCGAGCTGACCCTGCACGCGGTGACCCGGCCGGTCGACCTGCGGCTGAGCTACCTCGGCACCGGGCCCGACCCGTGGGGCGGCACCCGGGCGGCGTTCTCGGCCACCACCGAGCTGCGCCGGGACGACTTCGCGATCAACTACAGCCAGCTCGTCCGGGCCGGCGTCGCGGCGGTGGGCATGTCGCTCCGGGTGGAACTGGAGATCCAGGCGGTGCGGGGCGAGGAGCTGCCGACCGGCTGA